A genomic stretch from Aedes albopictus strain Foshan chromosome 2, AalbF5, whole genome shotgun sequence includes:
- the LOC134287803 gene encoding uncharacterized protein LOC134287803 isoform X2: MEAPTPPATVEPIPPAFNSRPGPVCGNGGGVFQPSTHGKYDVIANSPAPDPPSGFSGNLRDLQPLSCRTPGRNDDSSMKAPTPPATVEPIPPAFNSRPGPVCGNGRGVFQPSTHGNGYFCGFQPPRSEVPECYDASSIATSNFPLVERMDNDSSQHDNAFLSIYYQNVRGLRTKTTDLKLRLSSSDYDVIIFTETWLRPDINDSELTSDYSIFRCDRSAATSDLSRGGGVLVAVKCGLQCSAVSLVDCEHLEQVAVRVRLPNRSLYVCNVYLRPCSEAALYSAHAMAAQRIADQAADIDVILILGDYNLPRLKWCFDDDINGYLSLNASSEPELILVDSLSSCGLVQLNPFVNSSGNVLDLVFSNSPNDFEVLQSPHPILTSDDYHPPLVLQLDTRSSVLAQVVSESSTPELDFKRCNYEHLNTILASVDWEHYLNGCSVDANVFMFYDKLTEILASHVPRRRSLDALKKHPWWTTELRNLRNRLRKVRHRFFSDKSNENIEMLRSVESAYNELLTSTYQGYVSRLESNLKRNPTMFWKYVKSQRSGNRVPLNVTYGDVTANTPEEAANLFSSFFQSVYRATAPQLRPGCFSQVPSYNVDLPPCNFSYDDVLRALTMLDASKGAGVDDLPPLLLKNCARSLVVPVMLLFNRSLEEKTFSSLWKIAFMIPIHKTGTLSHVENYRGISILCCLGKVSKL, from the exons ATGGAAGCCCCAACTCCCCCTGCCACAGTCGAGCCTATCCCGCCAGCGTTCAacagccgtcctggtcctgtGTGTGGGAATGGAGGAGGGGTCTTCCAACCATCCACTCACGGCAAGTATGATGTAATAGCGAACAGTCCAGCACCTGATCCACCTTCCGGTTTCAGTGGCAATCTACGTGACCTTCAACCTCTCTCCTGTCGAACACCGGGACGCAACGATGATAGCTCCATGAAAGCCCCAACTCCCCCTGCCACAGTCGAGCCTATCCCGCCAGCGTTCAacagccgtcctggtcctgtGTGTGGGAATGGAAGAGGGGTCTTCCAACCATCTACTCACGGCAA CGGATATTTCTGCGGATTTCAACCGCCACGCAGCGAGGTACCTGAATGCTACGACGCCAGTTCTATTGCAACCTCGAACTTTCCGCTGGTCGAACGTATGGACAACGATTCCTCCCAACATGACAACGCTTTCCTTTCCATCTACTATCAAAACGTTCGTGGATTACGCACCAAGACAACAGATTTGAAGCTGCGCTTGTCTTCCTCCGATTACGACGTTATCATTTTCACGGAAACATGGCTCCGACCTGACATTAACGATTCGGAACTCACGTCTGACTACTCGATTTTTCGCTGTGATCGTAGTGCAGCTACAAGCGACCTGTCGAGAGGTGGGGGAGTTCTCGTCGCGGTCAAATGTGGACTACAATGCTCGGCTGTGTCTCTGGTCGATTGTGAGCACCTAGAGCAAGTTGCTGTTCGTGTGAGATTGCCCAATCGATCCTTATACGTTTGCAACGTTTATTTGCGCCCCTGTTCTGAAGCAGCACTTTATTCAGCGCATGCTATGGCTGCACAGAGGATTGCCGATCAAGCTGCAGATATCGACGTTATATTGATACTGGGAGACTACAATCTTCCCCGCCTGAAGTGGTGCTTCGATGATGACATCAATGGATACCTGTCCTTGAACGCTTCCAGTGAGCCGGAACTGATTCTTGTAGATTCCTTGTCGTCGTGTGGTCTGGTGCAACTAAATCCCTTTGTCAACTCTAGCGGAAACGTGCTTGATCTGGTTTTCTCGAATTCCCCTAATGATTTCGAAGTACTGCAGTCTCCGCATCCGATTTTAACTTCAGACGATTATCATCCGCCACTCGTACTGCAGCTAGACACTCGCAGCTCTGTGCTTGCCCAGGTTGTTTCGGAATCCAGCACTCCCGAACTTGACTTCAAGCGCTGTAATTATGAGCATCTCAACACCATACTGGCATCTGTTGACTGGGAGCACTACCTAAATGGTTGTTCAGTCGACGCAAATGTGTTCATGTTTTACGACAAGCTTACTGAGATTCTAGCTTCGCATGTGCCTCGTCGACGGTCTTTGGATGCATTAAAAAAACATCCTTGGTGGACGACTGAACTGCGTAATCTGCGAAACAGACTCAGAAAGGTGCGTCATCGCTTCTTTTCTGATAAATCTAACGAAAATATAGAGATGCTCCGCTCGGTTGAGTCGGCGTACAACGAACTGCTCACATCGACCTACCAAGGATACGTAAGTAGATTAGAATCCAACCTTAAGCGGAACCCTACGATGTTTTGGAAGTACGTCAAGTCCCAACGATCAGGTAATCGAGTTCCGTTAAACGTGACATACGGCGATGTTACGGCTAACACACCCGAGGAAGCCGCAAATCTGTTTTCCAGTTTTTTCCAAAGCGTGTACAGGGCGACGGCCCCGCAACTTCGGCCAGGGTGTTTTAGTCAAGTGCCTTCCTATAACGTTGATCTACCGCCTTGCAATTTCTCCTACGACGATGTATTACGAGCACTGACAATGTTGGATGCTTCAAAGGGTGCTGGCGTCGACGATCTGCCGCCGTTACTATTGAAAAACTGTGCCAGATCATTGGTGGTGCCTGTAATGCTGCTGTTCAACCGTTCCTTAGAGGAAAAAACTTTCTCAAGTTTATGGAAAATCGCCTTCATGATACCCATTCATAAAACCGGAACATTGAGTCATGTGGAAAACTACCGTGGTATCTCGATTCTTTGTTGTCTGGGTAAGGTTTCGAAACTCTAG
- the LOC134287803 gene encoding uncharacterized protein LOC134287803 isoform X1: MEAPTPPATVEPIPPAFNSRPGPVCGNGGGVFQPSTHGNGNLRDLQPLSCRTPGRNDDSSMKAPTPPATVEPIPPAFNSRPGPVCGNGRGVFQPSTHGKYNVATNSPASDPPSGFSGYFCGFQPPRSEVPECYDASSIATSNFPLVERMDNDSSQHDNAFLSIYYQNVRGLRTKTTDLKLRLSSSDYDVIIFTETWLRPDINDSELTSDYSIFRCDRSAATSDLSRGGGVLVAVKCGLQCSAVSLVDCEHLEQVAVRVRLPNRSLYVCNVYLRPCSEAALYSAHAMAAQRIADQAADIDVILILGDYNLPRLKWCFDDDINGYLSLNASSEPELILVDSLSSCGLVQLNPFVNSSGNVLDLVFSNSPNDFEVLQSPHPILTSDDYHPPLVLQLDTRSSVLAQVVSESSTPELDFKRCNYEHLNTILASVDWEHYLNGCSVDANVFMFYDKLTEILASHVPRRRSLDALKKHPWWTTELRNLRNRLRKVRHRFFSDKSNENIEMLRSVESAYNELLTSTYQGYVSRLESNLKRNPTMFWKYVKSQRSGNRVPLNVTYGDVTANTPEEAANLFSSFFQSVYRATAPQLRPGCFSQVPSYNVDLPPCNFSYDDVLRALTMLDASKGAGVDDLPPLLLKNCARSLVVPVMLLFNRSLEEKTFSSLWKIAFMIPIHKTGTLSHVENYRGISILCCLGKVSKL, encoded by the exons ATGGAAGCCCCAACTCCCCCTGCCACAGTCGAGCCTATCCCGCCAGCGTTCAacagccgtcctggtcctgtGTGTGGGAATGGAGGAGGGGTCTTCCAACCATCCACTCACGGCAA TGGCAATCTACGTGACCTTCAACCTCTCTCCTGTCGAACACCGGGACGCAACGATGATAGCTCCATGAAAGCCCCAACTCCCCCTGCCACAGTCGAGCCTATCCCGCCAGCGTTCAacagccgtcctggtcctgtGTGTGGGAATGGAAGAGGGGTCTTCCAACCATCTACTCACGGCAAGTACAATGTAGCAACGAACAGTCCAGCATCTGATCCACCTTCCGGTTTCAGCGGATATTTCTGCGGATTTCAACCGCCACGCAGCGAGGTACCTGAATGCTACGACGCCAGTTCTATTGCAACCTCGAACTTTCCGCTGGTCGAACGTATGGACAACGATTCCTCCCAACATGACAACGCTTTCCTTTCCATCTACTATCAAAACGTTCGTGGATTACGCACCAAGACAACAGATTTGAAGCTGCGCTTGTCTTCCTCCGATTACGACGTTATCATTTTCACGGAAACATGGCTCCGACCTGACATTAACGATTCGGAACTCACGTCTGACTACTCGATTTTTCGCTGTGATCGTAGTGCAGCTACAAGCGACCTGTCGAGAGGTGGGGGAGTTCTCGTCGCGGTCAAATGTGGACTACAATGCTCGGCTGTGTCTCTGGTCGATTGTGAGCACCTAGAGCAAGTTGCTGTTCGTGTGAGATTGCCCAATCGATCCTTATACGTTTGCAACGTTTATTTGCGCCCCTGTTCTGAAGCAGCACTTTATTCAGCGCATGCTATGGCTGCACAGAGGATTGCCGATCAAGCTGCAGATATCGACGTTATATTGATACTGGGAGACTACAATCTTCCCCGCCTGAAGTGGTGCTTCGATGATGACATCAATGGATACCTGTCCTTGAACGCTTCCAGTGAGCCGGAACTGATTCTTGTAGATTCCTTGTCGTCGTGTGGTCTGGTGCAACTAAATCCCTTTGTCAACTCTAGCGGAAACGTGCTTGATCTGGTTTTCTCGAATTCCCCTAATGATTTCGAAGTACTGCAGTCTCCGCATCCGATTTTAACTTCAGACGATTATCATCCGCCACTCGTACTGCAGCTAGACACTCGCAGCTCTGTGCTTGCCCAGGTTGTTTCGGAATCCAGCACTCCCGAACTTGACTTCAAGCGCTGTAATTATGAGCATCTCAACACCATACTGGCATCTGTTGACTGGGAGCACTACCTAAATGGTTGTTCAGTCGACGCAAATGTGTTCATGTTTTACGACAAGCTTACTGAGATTCTAGCTTCGCATGTGCCTCGTCGACGGTCTTTGGATGCATTAAAAAAACATCCTTGGTGGACGACTGAACTGCGTAATCTGCGAAACAGACTCAGAAAGGTGCGTCATCGCTTCTTTTCTGATAAATCTAACGAAAATATAGAGATGCTCCGCTCGGTTGAGTCGGCGTACAACGAACTGCTCACATCGACCTACCAAGGATACGTAAGTAGATTAGAATCCAACCTTAAGCGGAACCCTACGATGTTTTGGAAGTACGTCAAGTCCCAACGATCAGGTAATCGAGTTCCGTTAAACGTGACATACGGCGATGTTACGGCTAACACACCCGAGGAAGCCGCAAATCTGTTTTCCAGTTTTTTCCAAAGCGTGTACAGGGCGACGGCCCCGCAACTTCGGCCAGGGTGTTTTAGTCAAGTGCCTTCCTATAACGTTGATCTACCGCCTTGCAATTTCTCCTACGACGATGTATTACGAGCACTGACAATGTTGGATGCTTCAAAGGGTGCTGGCGTCGACGATCTGCCGCCGTTACTATTGAAAAACTGTGCCAGATCATTGGTGGTGCCTGTAATGCTGCTGTTCAACCGTTCCTTAGAGGAAAAAACTTTCTCAAGTTTATGGAAAATCGCCTTCATGATACCCATTCATAAAACCGGAACATTGAGTCATGTGGAAAACTACCGTGGTATCTCGATTCTTTGTTGTCTGGGTAAGGTTTCGAAACTCTAG